The genomic region GCCGTTCGATGTCGTCGCCCTGCACGGCATGGTGCGCGACCAGTTCGGCAAGAAGATGTCGAAGTCGTTCGGCAACGTGGTCGATCCGCTGGACTGGATCGACCGGTACGGCGCCGACGCCACCCGCTTCACGCTCGCCCGGGGCGGCAACCCCGGTCAGGACGTGCCGGTCAGCGAGGAGTGGTGCCAGGGCTCGCGCAACTTCTGCAACAAGCTGTGGAACGCCACCCGGTTCGCGCTGATGAACGGGGCGCACACCGTCGGTGACCTGCCGCCCGCTGAGCAGCTCTCCACCGTCGACAGGTGGGTCCTGTCCCGGCTGGCGCACGTCACCGCCGAGGTCGACGAGCAGTTCGAGGCGTACGAGTTCGCGAAGGTGTGCGACCTGCTGTACCACTTCGCCTGGGACGACGTCTGCGACTGGTACGTCGAGTTGAGCAAGCCGGTGCTCGCCGAGGGTGGCGAGCGGGCCGAGGCCAGCCGCCGGGTGCTCGGGCACGTGCTGGACCAGCTGCTGCGGCTGCTGCACCCGATCATCCCGTTCGTCACCGAGGAGCTGTGGCTCGCGCTGACCGGCGGCGAGACGGTGCAGTACGCGGCCTGGCCGGTGGCCGACCGGGCGCGCATCGACGACGCCGCCGAGGCCGAGCTGGCGAGCGTGCAGCGGGTGGTCACCGAGATCCGCCGGTTCCGCTCCGACCAGGGGCTGCGCCCGACGCAGCGGGTGGCTGCCCGCCTCGACGGGCTGACCGGGGCCGGCATCGCTGCCCACGAGCCGCTGATCCGGTCGCTGGTCCGGCTGGACCCGGCCGGCGACGACTTCCAGGCCAGCGCCACGCTGGCCATGCCCGGCGCGGTCGGAGTCGCGTTGGACACCCGGGGGACTATCGACGTGGCCGCCGAGCGCGCCCGGCTGACAAAGGACCGCGCGGCCGCCCAGAAGGAGGTCGCGCAGGCGCGGGCGAAGCTCGACAACCCGGCCTTCATCGGCAAGGCCCCCGAACCGGTCGTCGCGAAGATCCGCGACCGGCTGGCCACCGCCGAGGCCGACCTGATCCGGATCGACGCTGCCCTGGAGACGCTTCCCTCGTGACCGACCGTACCGAATTCGCCACTGCCGAAGCCGAGCTGGCCGCCCGCGGTTTCACCCGCATGGTCTTCGAGCTGGACCGGATCGAGTCCCTGCTCGACCTGCTCGGCAGCCCGCAGCGGGCGTACCCGGCGATCCACCTGACCGGCACCAACGGCAAGACCTCCACCGCGCGCATGATCGACGCGCTGCTCCGGGCGTTCGGGCTGCACACCGGCAGGTACACCAGCCCGCACCTGGAGACCGTCCGGGAGCGGATCAGCCTGGACGGCGAGCCGGTGAGCGAGGAACGGTTCGCGGCGGTGTACGGGGAGGTCAAGCCGCTGGCCGAGCTTGTCGACGCCCGCTCGGACGAACCGCTCACGTACTTCGACATGACCACCGCGCTGGCGTTCGCGACGTTCGCCGACGCGCCTGTCGACATCGCTGTGGTCGAGGTCGGGCTCGGCGGTGCCGAGGACGCCACAAACGTCATCCAGGCCGGCGTCTGCGTGATCACCCCGATCGGCCTGGACCACACCGAGTGGCTCGGCGACACGCTCCAGGACATCGCGCTGGCCAAGGCCGGCATCATCCACCCAGGCGCCACAGTTATCGCGGCTGCGCAGGAGGAGGAGGCCGCGCGTCCCCTCCTCGAACGCTGCTCCGAGGTGGGCGCCACCATCGCCCGGGAGGGTGCCGAGTTCGGTGTGCTGAGCCGCGCGGTCGCGGTCGGCGGGCAGGTGCTCACCCTCCAGGGTCTGGGCGGCGTCTACGACGACGTGTTCATTCCGCTCCACGGGGCACACCAGGCGCAGAACGCGGCGGTGGCGCTCGCCGCCGTCGAGGCGTTCCTGGGTGCCGGGGCGCGGCGTCAGCTGGACGTCGAGGCCGTACGGGAGGGCTTCGCCACGGCCAGCTCGCCCGGTCGGCTGGAGCGGGTCCGCAGCGCGCCCACGGTGCTGCTGGACGGCGCGCACAACCCGCACGGCATGGCCGCGACAGTCACCGCACTGCAGGAGGAGTTCGCGTTCAGCAAGCTGGTGGCGGTGGTCGGGGTGCTCGCCGACAAGGACGCCGCCAGTCTGCTGGAGCTGCTGGAACCGGTGGCCGACGTTGTCGTCGTGACTCGGAACAGCTCTCCCCGTGCGATGCCGACCAATGAACTCGCCGCGCTGGCCGCCGAGGTGTTCGGCGAGGACCGGGTCGAGGTGGCCGAGGAGATGCCGGACGCGATCGAGCTGGCGGTGGCGCTCACCGAAGAGGACGTCCCCGGTGAGCTGAGCGGGGTCGGGGTCCTGATCACTGGTTCCGTGGTCACGGTGGCGGACGCCCGTCGGCTGCTGAAGCGATGACCGGCCCGGAGCGGGACCCCCGGACCGCAGAGCAGCCGTCGGCGGAGCGACCACAGGCAGACCAGCCGCTGGGGGAGCGTCCACGGACGGACCAGTCATCAGCGAACCAGCCACCCGGCGGGCAGCCGCGCCGTTCCGGGTTGCGCAATCCGGAAGGGGCGGTACGTGGCCTGGGCGCTGGGACCCTCGGCCTGGAGGCGCTGGTCCTGTTGCTGGCGATCCAGCCGATCCGGGTCGTCGGTGGTGATCTCAGCGGCACCGCGATCGGCGTGGTGGTGGCCCTCGCTGTGGTCGCCGTGCTGCTCGCAGGCAGCATGCGCCGTCCCTGGGCCTGGCACGCCGGCACCGTCTTCCAGGGTCTGCTGATGCTTGCCGGTCTGCTGCACTGGTCGCTGCTCGCGCTGGGCATCATCTTCGCCCTGGTCTGGGCGTACGCGCTGCACGTCCGCCGGGTCATTCTCGGCTGATACGCGCCGCCCTTCGGGCCTACCGCAGGGCCAGCGGCTTCGGGCCGGCTGCCCCGACGAGCGCCTCCCCGCAGCGCCCGGCGCAGGGCGACGGCGCGGTGACCGCGGTGGGGGACGGCCCTGGGATGGTCCACACGGCGGGGGAGCAGGCCGGGGTCAGGCGTCGGCGCGTTCGCGCCACTGGGTGAGGGCGATGCCGTGGCCGTCCGGGTCCCGGAAGGCCGCTGCCCACACTTCCAGCTTGCTGCCCCGGCTGACCACCCGGGGCGCGTAGGTGAAACGGACGCCGGAGTCGCGCATCCGCTCGTACGCGCCCTCGATGTCGTCCACCTCGAGGTTGACGTGCACCAGCCGGCGGCTGATCGGCGCGGCCTCGGTCAGCTCACGCAGCACCAGCCGGGTCGTGCCGGAGGCGAGCACCGCGTTGCCCGTGCCCCTGTCGACCTCGGTGAAGCCGAGCCGGTCGCGGTAGAAGGTGAGCGACCGGGACAGGTCGGTGACCAGCAGCGTGAGGCCGACCCCGCTGATCGGGCCGGCCGGATCGGCGACGGCCGCGTCGTCGTACCCGAAGATCGCTTCGTCAAGTTCCTCGGCGGTGACGGTCTCGGGCGCCGCTGCGGCCGGGCCCGGGTCGTCAAGCGGCAGGTCCAAGGGGTCCAGCGGATCCGCGATGCCCGGGCCGGTGCGCTGTCCGGGCGGCGGATCAAAGCGTTGCACTGTGGGCGAGTCGAGGCGCTGCGCGGGGTCGAGGCGTTCCTCCTCCGCCGCGGGCCGGTCGTCCTCCGGCGGGCGCGGCGCGGGCGTGGTGGCCCGCCGGGGCAGGCCGCCGGCCTGCTGCTCGACCACGACGCCCTCCAGCACCACCCGGCCGCTCGGGCTGTGGCTCATGACCACCGGCTCGTGCTCACCCGCTGGGACGATGGCGTCGTCGAGCAGCGGGTCGGGGTCACGCGGGGCGCGGAACGGGTCGTCGCTACGCGGGTCGCGGAATGGATCGTCACCGCGCGGGTCGCGGAAGGGGTCGTCACCGCGCGGGTCGCGGAAGGGGTCGTCACCGCGCGGGTCGCGGAAGGGGTCGTCACCGCGCGGGTCGCGGAAGTCGTCCCGGAAGTCGTCGTCCGCCGCGCGGTCGGCCCACGGCGGGGAGTCCTGCTGGATCAGCATCTCGTCCACGGCGTCGACGTTGGCGAACTCCGGCGGGAGGTCGGCTACGGCTGTCGCCATCTCGGCGTGGGTCGGCACCTCGTCCCACAGGACCTTGACGTGCCGCTGGTCGTCCAGCGCGACCCGGACCGGCAGGGTCTGACCCAGCGACGGCCACTTGGAGACCGGCACCCGCGGCTCGATGATCTTCTTGGACCGCGGCGGCAGGCCCGGCGCATCGAGGACCAGCTGCAGCTCGCAGCGGCCGAACGCGTACTGGGTGGGTGGTTCGGAGGCGCTGTGCACGTGACCGACGCCGACCACCCAGGTACGCCCGCCGCCACGTACGGTGGCCAGCGCGATCGCCAGCACCAGCAGGGCGACCCCGAGCGCCACGATGGCCCAACTGGTCATGCCCAGCCCGAAGAGGACGACGAACGTGGCCACGGTGCCGAGCACCGCGCCGATCAACTTGCGTACCGGCGCGATGGGCCGGTTCCCGCCATTCGCCACAGTGGACCTCCCGGGGGTCAGGGCCAGGCTAGGCCGGATCGGCCGCCGGGGGAAAGACCGGCCGCCGCGCCGGCGCCGGGACCGGGTCGCTAGGCTGACCGTACCGAGCCCGAGCGTTCTGCGCGTACAGGAGGAACCCAGCGTGTCCAGCAACAGCCCGGATGAGCGCAGCCTCGTTCTGATCAAGCCCGACGCGGTCCGCCGGGGCCTGGTCGGCGAGGTCCTCTCCCGCTTCGAGCGCAAAGGGCTGCGGATCGACGCGATGACACACCGGACGATGGACGCGGCGCTCGCCGACGAGCACTACGCCGAGCACGTCGACAAGCCGTTCTACCCGCCGCTGAAGGACTTCATGACCGGCGGCCCGCTCGTGGCGCTGGTGCTCTCCGGCGACCAGGTCATCGACGTGGTCCGTGGGCTGGTCGGCGCGACCGACGGTCGTAAGGCCGCCGCCGGCACGATCCGGGGTGACCTGTCGCTGTCCAACCGGGAGAACCTGGTGCACGCCTCCGACTCGCCGGACAGCGCCAAGCGCGAGATCGCGCTCTGGTTCCCCGAGCTGGGCTGACCAGAGCCCGCCGAACCCGGCCGTCGGCCGCGAACGGGCCTGGCCGGACAAAGCCGAATCCGGCCGTCGGCCGCGAACGGGGCTGATCCCGAGCGGCCGACGAAGGCTCGCGGCGCGGGATCAGAGCGGCGGTAGCTTCGCCGGGTTGCCCACCACGTAGATCCCGGTGATACGGCCGTCCGCTGCGGCGACCGTCATCGAGTAACGGTTGCCGTTCGCGCCGGTCAGCAGGGCTGCCGGTTCGCCGTTCAACTCCAGCCGCCGCACCGCCCAGATCCGGCCCGGCCCGTAGATTCCGGCGAAGAACCGGGCGATCCGGTCGGCGCCCGCGATGGGGTTGCGGGCGGCCTGCACCCGGCCGCCGCCGTCGTTCCACGCCGTGGCGTCCGCGGCGACCAGGCCGGTTAGCGTGGGCAGGTCCCCGTCCCGGGCTGCAGCCAGGAAAGCCTCCAGCAGCCGCTCGCGCTCCGCCCGGCTGGCGGTGAAACGACGCCGTTCCTGGCGTACGCGGGCGGTAGCGCGGTGGTGCAGCTGCCGGCAGTCCTCGGGAGTACGGCCCAGGATCTCGGCGATCTCCGCGTACGGCAGCTCGAAGGCGGTGTGCAGGACGTACACCGCGCGCTCCGGCGGGTTGAGCCGTTCCAGCACGTGCAGCAGGGCGGCGGACAGCGAGTCGCGCAGCTCGGCGGTGTCCAACGGACCGAACGGGGAGGGCTCGGTCGGCACCGGCTCGGGCAGCCACGGCCCCACGTACGTCTCGCGGCTCGCCTGCCGAGTCCGCAGCCGGTCCAGGGCGAGCCGGGTCACGACCCGGGACAGGTAGCGGCGAGGCTCGGCCACCGTCGAGCGGTCCACGCCGAGCCAGCGCAGGTACGCCTCCTGGAGCACGTCCTCGGCGTCGTGCCGGCTGCCGAGCAATCGGTAGGCCAGGCCGAGCAGCATCGGCCGGTGCGCCTGCAGCGCACCGGCCGCCTGCGCAGCCTCGGTCGTCACACCTGCGCCGGAGGCTCCGTGCGCATGGTGACCGCCAGTCGGTTCCACACGTTGATTGTGGCAATCGCGAGGACCAGGTCCGCGAGCTCCTTCTCCGACCACACCTTCGCGGCCGCGTCCCAGACGTCGTCCGGCACCCCGTGGTCGCCGAGCCGGGTCACCGCGTCGGTGAGGGCCAGCGCCGTGCGTTCCCGCTCGTCGAAGAACGGCGCCTCGCGCCAGGTGGCCACCGCGAACAGCCGCCGGCTCGACTCGCCGGCGCCGAGCGCGTCGCGGCTGTGCATGTCCACGCAGAAGGCGCAGCCGTTCAACATCGACGCCCGCAGCTTGACCAGCTCCAGGACCGTGTGGTCGACATTCGACTTGACGTACTGCTCCAGGCCCAGCACGGCCCGGTATCCCTGCGGCACCACCTCGGGTGCGTTCATCCGTTGCATGACTACCTCCCTGATCGGTTCCGACACCGACATGACGGAGGAGCGAGGGTGCCGCGTGACAGTCCGGGCTGTGACTCCGGTCATGCCGAGCGGACAGCCGACGTTCCGGCCTGCGTCACCCGAGCCGCCGCTCGTGGTCACCTCCGCCCGGTAGACCGACGGGGTCAACCCATGACCGGGAGGAAGAATGACCGAGCTTGATCGACGTACCCTGCTGCGGGCCGGCCTGGTGGCCGGAGCCGGAGCCGGAGTCGCCGGCGGCGCGCTGCTGGGCGGTGCCGGCGCGAACGCCGCACCAGCCTGGCGCCCCGCGGGCCGCCCGACGCTCACCCACGGCGTGCAGAGCGGTGACGTGACCGCGGACTCGGCGCTGGTCTGGACGCGCGCCGACCGGCCGGGACGGATGCTTGTCGAGGTGAGCCGGCGGCCCGACTTCCGGGGCGCGCGGCACCTGCGCGGCCCGGTGCTCGGCGCCGACTGTGACTTCACCGGCAAGGTCCGGCTGCGGGGCCTGCCGGACGGCGAACGGCTGCACTACCGGGTCCGGGTGGAGAGCCTGGAGCGGCACGGGCTGGCCAGCGAGCCGTTGACCGGGACGCTGACCACCGCGCCGGGCCGGCACCGGCGGCGCGACGTGAAGTTCGTCTGGACCGGGGACATCGTCGGGCAGGGCTGGGGCATCGCACCGGACTTCGGCGGCATGTCGATCTTCCGGGCGATGCGGGAGACCCGGCCGGACTTCTTCCTGTGCAGCGGCGACACCGTCTACGCCGACGGGCCGCTCGTCGAGTCGGTGACGCTTCCCGACGGGCGGATCTGGCGCAACCTGGTGACCGCCGAGAAGAGCAAGGTCGCCGAGACGCTTGCCGAGTACCGGGGACAGTTCGCCTACAACCTGCTCGACAGGCACCTGCGCGAGTTCGCCGCGGACGTGCCGCAGATCAACCAGTGGGACGACCACGAGGTCACCAACAACTGGTACCCGGGCGAGATCCTGGACGACCCGCGCTACACCGAGCGGCGCGTCGACGTGCTCGCCGTCCGCGCTCGGCATGCGTTCCACGAGTGGCTGCCCGTGCCCGACGACGGGCCACTCTACCGGCGGATCCCGTACGGGCCGACGCTTGACGTGTTCGTGCTCGACATGCGGACCCACAAGGACCCGAACGACGGCAACACGTACGCCGACCCGAAGCGCGGTCTGCTCGGCCGCGAGCAGCGGGAGTGGCTGATCCGGGAGCTGAAGCGGTCGAAGGCGACCTGGAAGGTGATCGCCAACGACCTGCCGATCGGCGTGGTGGTGCCGGACGGGCCGAACGCGCAGGAGGGCGTCGCGCAGGGTGACCCGGGCGCGCCGGCCGGGCGTGAACTGGAGTTCGCCGAGGTGCTGCGGGCCACCCACCGGGCCGGCGTGACCGGGATGGTGTTCCTCACGGCCGACGTGCACTACACGGCCGCGCACCACTACGACCCGTCCCGCGCGGCGGTCGGCGACTTCACCCCGTTCTGGGAGTTCGTCTCCGGCCCGGCGCACGCCGGCGCGTTCGGCCCGAACGCCCTGGACGGCACGTTCGGCCCGCAGGCGGTCTTCGTGCACGCCCCGCCGCGAGCCAACACGTCCCCGGCGGAGGGCTTCCAGCACTTCGGCGAGGTAACCATCAACGGCGAGTCCGAGGCCCTGACAGTCCACCTAAAGGACCGAGACGGAGCGACCCTCTGGACCAAAACCCTCCCAGCCCCCACCCGCCGCCCCTGACCCCCTGCAGCCGCTGACCCACTGAACCCGATGATCATGAGGTTGGCGGGCGATCCCGTGATCCACTCGCCCGTCAACCTCATGATCGACGGGGTGGGTGAGGCGCGTGGGGGATTACTCGGAGGCGGACCGGGGGGAGGGTCGAGTATCGTTGTGCACCGTAAGGCGATGACCCGGCCATCACCGGTGAGCCTCCGGAAGAACAGCCGGGTGACCGGCCCAGTAGAACCGGACGGGTGCGGCCCGTCACAGCCGACAATGAGCGGGCGGTCGATTCTGACCGCCAAGCGGGGTGGTACCGCGGACCACCCGGGAGCGCCGCCTCAGGCGTACCCCGGAAGGTTCGTCCTCGCAGACCACGTTGAGTGAGCTGCACGAGGAGAGCGACCCCCGATGGCGTATCCGTTGCACGACCCGACCGCCGCCGGTGTCCCGGCGAGCCCGGACCTGCCCGCGGTCGAGCGCCGGGTGCTGGAGCACTGGACGGCCGACAAGACCTTCGAGGCGTCCGTCGAAGCCCGCCCGGCCGGCGACGACGGCAAGAACGAATACGTCTTCTACGACGGCCCGCCGTTCGCCAACGGCCTGCCGCACTACGGCCACCTGTTCACCGGGTACGTCAAGGACGTGGTGCCGCGCTACCAGACCATGCGCGGGCGGCACGTCGAGCGGCGCTTCGGCTGGGACTGTCACGGCCTGCCCGCCGAGGTGGTGGCCGAGAAGCAGCTCGGCATCACCAGCAAGGCGGAGATCCTCGACCTGGGCGTGGCCCGGTTCAACGAGGCCTGCCGCACGTCGGTGCTGGAGTTCACCCAGGACTGGGAGCGGTACATCAACCGGCAGGCCCGCTGGGTCGACTTCACCAACGACTACAAGACCCTCGACCTGGACTACATGGAAAGCGTCATGTGGGCCTTCAAGACCCTGCACGAGAAGGGTCTGATCTACGAGGGCTTCCGTGTGCTCGCGTACTGCTGGCGCTGCGAGACGCCGCTGTCCAACACCGAGACGCGGATGGACGACGTCTACCGGGACCGGCACGACCCGACGCTTACCGTGTGGTTCGGGCTGACCGCCGACGAGTCCGCGCCGGAGCTGGTGCGCGGGCCGGTCAAGCTGGGCGTCTGGACCACCACGCCGTGGACCCTGCCGTCGAACCTGGCGCTCGCCGTGGGCCCCGACATCGAGTACGCGGTGCTGGAGCGCGACGGCGAGCGCTACGTCGTGGGCGCGGCGCGGGTGGCCGCGTACGCCAAGGAATTGGAGGGCTACGAGCAGGTCGGCACTGTGTACGGCCGGGACCTGGCCGGACGCCGCTACACGCCGCTGTTCGACTTCCTCGTCGAGCAGGCCGGCGAGAACGCCTACCAGGTGCTCGGCGCGGAGTTCGTCACCACCGAGGACGGCACCGGGATCGTGCACCTCGCCCCGGCGTTCGGTGAGGACGACCAGAACGTCTGCAACGCCGCCGGCATCCCCACAATCGTCACGGTCGACGACCACACCCGGTTCACGGCGCTGGTCCCGCCGTACCAGGGGGAGCAGGTCTTCGACGTCAACAAGCCGGTGATCCGGGAGCTGAAGGAGCGGGGGGTGGTGCTCAAGCAGGACACCTACACCCACTCGTACCCGCACTGCTGGCGCTGCGACACCCCGCTCGTCTACAAGGCGGTGTCGTCGTGGTTCGTCGCGGTGACCCAGTTCCGCGACCGGATGGTCGAGCTGAACCAGGAGATCAACTGGACGCCCGGCCACATCAAGGACGGCTCGTTCGGCAAGTGGCTGGCCAACGCCCGCGACTGGTCGATCAGCCGCAACCGGTTCTGGGGCTCGCCCATCCCGGTGTGGAAGTCCGACGACCCGAACTACCCGCGCCTGGACGTCTACGGCTCGCTCGCCGACATCGAGCGGGACTTCGGCGTACGCCTGACCGACCTGCACCGGCCGGCGGTGGACGACCTGGTCCGCCCCAACCCGGACGACCCGACGGGCAAGTCGATGATGCGCCGGGTGCCGGAGGTGCTGGACTGCTGGTTCGAGTCCGGGTCGATGCCGTTCGCGCAGGTGCACTACCCGTTCGAGAACGCGGACTGGTTCGAGCACCACTACCCGGGTGACTTCATCGTCGAGTACATCGGGCAGACCCGCGGCTGGTTCTACACCATGCACGTGCTTGCCACCGCGCTGTTCGACAGGCCGGCGTTCCGCAACTGCCTGAGCCACGGCATCCTGCTCGGCTCGGACGGGCGCAAGATGTCCAAGAGCCTGCGCAACTACCCGGACGTCTACCACATCTTCGACGCGTACGGCTCGGACGCGATGCGCTGGATGCTGATGTCGTCGCCGGTGCTGCGCGGTGGGGACATGGCGGTCACCGAGGCGGGCATCCGCGACGCCGTGCGGCAGGTGCTGCTGCCGTTGTGGAACGTCTGGTACTTCTTCTCGCTCTACGCCAACGCCGACGGGCACACCGCCCGCCGTCGCACCGACTCGACGCACCTGCTCGACAGGTACGTGCTGGCCAAGACCAACGAGCTGGTGTCGACGGTCGGCGCGCAGATGGACGCGTACGACATCTCCGGTGCGTGCGCGACCGTCCGGTCCTACCTGGACGCGCTCACCAACTGGTACGTGCGCCGCTCCCGGGACCGTTTCTGGTCCGGCGACGCGGAGGCGTTCGACACGCTGTGGACCGTGCTGGAAACGCTCTGCCGGGTGGTGGCGCCGCTGGCGCCGCTGACCGCGGAGGAGATCTGGCGTGGCCTGACCGGGGAACGGTCGGTGCACCTGACCGACTGGCCCTCGGCGGAGGACTTCCCGGCCGACCACGAACTGGTCGCCGCGATGGACTCCACCCGGGCTGTCGCCTCGGCGGCGCTGTCGCTGCGCAAGGCCAAGGGTCTGCGGGTGCGCCTGCCGCTGGCGAAGCTGACAGTGGCCACGCCCGCGGCAGAGCAGCTGCGTCCGTTCGCCGACCTGGTCACCGACGAGGTCAACGTCAAGGTCGTGGAGTTCAGCGCGGACCTGGCCGAGTACTGCCAGCAGGTGCTGACAGTGGTGCCCCGGGCGCTCGGCCCGCGCGTCGGCAAGCAGGTCCAGCAGGTCATCAAGGCGGTCAAGGCTGGCGACTGGGAACTTGTCGACGGCGCCCCGGTGGCCGCCGGCATCACCCTGGCCGAGGGCGAGTACGAGTTGCGGCTCGTCGCAGCCGACGCCGAGCACTCCGCGCCGCTGCCCGCCGGTGAGGGCGTGGTGGTGCTCGACACCGAGGTCACCCCGGAGTTGGCCGCCGAAGGGCTGGCCCGCGACGTGGTGCGGGTGGTGCAGCAGGCCCGCCGCGACGCCGACCTGAACGTCTCGGACCGGATCGCGGTGTCGGTGTCGGCGTCGGAGGAGGTGCGCGCGGCGGTGGCCGCGTACGGCGACTTCGTGGCCCGCGAGGTGCTGGCCGACTCGGTCGACTTCGCCGAGGGCCTCGACGGCTTCGCGGGCGAGGTCGGCGAGGGCGACCGGGTGACGGTGGTCGTCCGCCGGGTGTAAGGAAGGGCCCCTTCCTAACGCCTGGTGTATAGGAAGGGACCCTTCCTAACGGAATATCGTCAGGGTGCGGGCGCCTCACCACCTCCGTCCGGGAGGTGTGGAGGCGTCCGCTACCGTGACACCGCCTGTCCGCACCTCATCTGCCGGAGGACCAGTGCCCCTGCTCTACACCATCGGCAAGCTCACCGTGGCGCCCACGCTGCGGTTGGCGTTCCGCCCGACCGTGGAGGGGCTGGAGCACGTGCCGGAGACCGGCGGCGCGGTCTTCGCCGGCAACCATCTCTCGGTGGCCGACGAGCTGTTCCTCGGCACTGTGGTGCCCCGCCACCTGGCGTTCTGGGCGAAGTCGGAGTATTTCAAGGGCGCCGGCGTGAAGGGCGCGATCTCCAAGTTCGTCCTCACCGGCCTGGGTGCCATCCCGGTCGAGCGGGCCGGCGGCCGGGCGGCACTGTCCGCGTTCGACGCCGCCATCCCGGCGCTCAGGGGCGGTGACCTGGTGGTGGTCTACCCGGAGGGCACCCGATCGCCGGACGGCAGGCTCTACCGGGGGCGGACCGGCGCGGCCCGCCTGGCGCTCTCCGCCGGAGTGCCGATCATCCCGGTCGGCATGATCGGTACGGACAAGGCGCAACCGATCGGCGCCCGGGTGCCCCGCCCCGGCACCGCCAAGATCACTGTCCGGTTTGGCAAGCCGCTGGACTTCACTGGCCGCCCGGACGACCGCGCCTCGCTGCGGCAGATGACCGACGAGCTGATGAGCGAGATCCAGAAGCTCACGGGCCAGGAGTACGTGCCGCGCTACGCCCCGCCGCGCGCCCACCCGGACCCGACCCGCGACGCCTGACGGCCCACAGCGCCCGGCGGCTTGCCGCGCCCACCGGCCAACGCCCGACGGCCCACGCCCGACGGCCCACGCCCGACGGCCCACGCCCGACGGCCCACGCCCGACGGCCCACGCCCGACGGCCCACGCCCGACGGCCCACGCCCGCCGGCCTGCGGTGCCTGACGGCCTGCCGCGCCTGACGATCCGCGCCTTCCGGCTTGCCGCGCCTGCTGGCCCGCGTCGGCGAGGGCTCAGGCCGGCTGCGGCTCAGCCCTGCTCGGGTCGGACGATCTCGCGGCGCAGGGTGTGCAGCAGGTCGGCGCTGTCGGAGACGGACAGCCGGGTGAACACCCCGGTGGCGATGCTGCCGTGGTCCACCGACGTACAGACCACCACGTCGGTGTCGGCGGACCGGCCGACCGCGCAGCGCTCGTGCCGTCCCCGTACGCCGCTCTTCACCGTCTCGGGGGCGTCAAGCGCGTAGCGCTTCGTGAGCCG from Micromonospora profundi harbors:
- the ileS gene encoding isoleucine--tRNA ligase, coding for MAYPLHDPTAAGVPASPDLPAVERRVLEHWTADKTFEASVEARPAGDDGKNEYVFYDGPPFANGLPHYGHLFTGYVKDVVPRYQTMRGRHVERRFGWDCHGLPAEVVAEKQLGITSKAEILDLGVARFNEACRTSVLEFTQDWERYINRQARWVDFTNDYKTLDLDYMESVMWAFKTLHEKGLIYEGFRVLAYCWRCETPLSNTETRMDDVYRDRHDPTLTVWFGLTADESAPELVRGPVKLGVWTTTPWTLPSNLALAVGPDIEYAVLERDGERYVVGAARVAAYAKELEGYEQVGTVYGRDLAGRRYTPLFDFLVEQAGENAYQVLGAEFVTTEDGTGIVHLAPAFGEDDQNVCNAAGIPTIVTVDDHTRFTALVPPYQGEQVFDVNKPVIRELKERGVVLKQDTYTHSYPHCWRCDTPLVYKAVSSWFVAVTQFRDRMVELNQEINWTPGHIKDGSFGKWLANARDWSISRNRFWGSPIPVWKSDDPNYPRLDVYGSLADIERDFGVRLTDLHRPAVDDLVRPNPDDPTGKSMMRRVPEVLDCWFESGSMPFAQVHYPFENADWFEHHYPGDFIVEYIGQTRGWFYTMHVLATALFDRPAFRNCLSHGILLGSDGRKMSKSLRNYPDVYHIFDAYGSDAMRWMLMSSPVLRGGDMAVTEAGIRDAVRQVLLPLWNVWYFFSLYANADGHTARRRTDSTHLLDRYVLAKTNELVSTVGAQMDAYDISGACATVRSYLDALTNWYVRRSRDRFWSGDAEAFDTLWTVLETLCRVVAPLAPLTAEEIWRGLTGERSVHLTDWPSAEDFPADHELVAAMDSTRAVASAALSLRKAKGLRVRLPLAKLTVATPAAEQLRPFADLVTDEVNVKVVEFSADLAEYCQQVLTVVPRALGPRVGKQVQQVIKAVKAGDWELVDGAPVAAGITLAEGEYELRLVAADAEHSAPLPAGEGVVVLDTEVTPELAAEGLARDVVRVVQQARRDADLNVSDRIAVSVSASEEVRAAVAAYGDFVAREVLADSVDFAEGLDGFAGEVGEGDRVTVVVRRV
- a CDS encoding lysophospholipid acyltransferase family protein; the protein is MPLLYTIGKLTVAPTLRLAFRPTVEGLEHVPETGGAVFAGNHLSVADELFLGTVVPRHLAFWAKSEYFKGAGVKGAISKFVLTGLGAIPVERAGGRAALSAFDAAIPALRGGDLVVVYPEGTRSPDGRLYRGRTGAARLALSAGVPIIPVGMIGTDKAQPIGARVPRPGTAKITVRFGKPLDFTGRPDDRASLRQMTDELMSEIQKLTGQEYVPRYAPPRAHPDPTRDA